CCACGTGGGCGCAGGTCCATCCTAAAGGGGTGGTCCCACGTTTTGACGTGTACTGAGGTGGCACCGACTCAATGTCGGGATATAAAGAGGCTTTACTACTAGGTAGACCCTTAACCCTAAGGACTGTGGTAGGGAAGCCGTTAGCCACCTGGGAAAGCAAAAAAACCCCGTTACCATTAGATCCCGACACTCACCGGAACTTTCGGGAACTTCTCCGCCTTGCCAGCGTCCCCGGGGGCCGGAACGGCCGCCGGAACTGGGCCCAGCAGGCGGCGTCCGCCATCGCCGCCGCCCTGGGAGACCAGAAGAGCTTGCGCTTCTGGCTCCGGGTGGTCTGGGCCGCCTTAAAGCAGGCCATCTTCGGAGGAGGAGAGGGGGCCATGAGGGTCCTGGCCCGGGTGGTGGGCCTCGCGGCCGAAGCCCGGGCCGATGGCTTTGCCCGGAGCCCGGGAGCTTACGCCCAGGCCCTCCTGCGGCGGGAGGGGTACTGGGACCTGGTGGCTCCCTTCCAGGCCTTCAAGGCGGGGGTGCCCTATGCGGGTTGACCGGGTGCGGCTAGAGGCCGTGGCGGATATCCTCCAGCACCGGCTTCAGGAGGCCTTGGAGCAGCCTGGCCGGCGGGTGGCCTTTGCCCTTCGCACCTCCCCGAGCGATGGGGTGCAGGTTTTCTTGAAGCTCCGGCCCGATGGCCGGCTGGTCCTGGCCATCCGCCGGCCCGGGGGGAAGGAGGACCCTCGGGAGATCCAGGCCCTGGCCCAGCGCATGGGTCTGCAGATCCGCGAGGGGCCCGTGGAGATGACCGGCAGGATCTCGAGGCCGAGGCTGGGCCCGAGGAAGTACCTGGTGGCCTTCTGCGAGCCGGCGTAGGATGGGAGAGGAGGCCATAATGCAGACCCCGAGCCAGAAAGCCTTTGGGTTGGCCTTGCTCTTGGGCATCGTGGCTCATTTCTGGTCCATCTGGACTCCCAGGGTATCCCAGGCGGTTGAGGCGGAAGAGGCGGGCCCTTCCCCTGTGGTGGACCTCCAGGTGCCTCCCCAGGAGGAGTCCGGGGGCTGTCAGGGCCGCCTGACGGCCCTCTTCCGCTCCGGGGCCGAGGTGGCCTTCCACTACGAGGGGACGGCGGAAGAGGTCAGGGTGACCTGGCCAGGCGGCGAATACCGCGCCCGCACGGCGGACACCTGCACCGGCACGGAGTGCCGCTTCACCCTGCCCCGCCCGGGCATGGCGGACGTGAGAATCGCCCTGGACTCGTGCCCACCGGAGCCCGCCCCTTGACACCTAGAGGCGTGCTATGATGCGGGGGATGGAACTCAAAAAAGGGCGCCCCGGTAGGCGTATCCTGGCCCTCGCCACCCGCAAGCGGAACCCGGTGCCGATTGAGTCTCAGCCGCTGGAAAACCTCCTCTACGCCCTCCTGGGAAGCCCAGTGGCCGCCCGGTCCATCTCCGAGGCCCTGGAGGGGGACATCCGCAACCTCCACGGCTGGGACATCCAGGACCTCATGGCCCTGCCCGGGGTGGGGGAGGGGGTGGCGGGCCGCCTCGCGGCCCTAGTGGAACTTGTGCGCAGGCTTGTGAAGCGCTAAGGTTCACTTCGCCCGGGCGGTTCGCCCTGGCGTTCCGGCCCGCCGCTTCGCCCTGGCGGGCCGGGCTTTTCTCTCACGCCCGCCGGTGGAAACCTGGGGGCATGGCCTATCAGCGGGTGCCCGTGGACCCCAACGCCCCGTTGCAGCCGGGAAAGACCTACGAGATCGTGGCGGCCCACAAAGGGGGAGACGTTTCCCGGGTCACGCGGGCCGATTTGGAGCGGGCCCTTCAGGCTAAATACGGCCCCGGGGTCAGGGTGCTGGACTGGGGGAAGCGGGGAAGCGATTTGGTCATTCAGCTGAAGGTGGAGGCGGCCCCTTCCTCATCTTCCTCTCTTGGCACCGCTGACCCCTGGGCCGTGCCTCCCGCCTACGGGGGGGCGGGATGCGGGTCCACCAAGTGCCCCCAGCCCATGGGCTACCTGGGCGGGGGGGACATCTACCCGGCCCTCCTGCCCGCCCTGGCCCTCAGCGCCGCCGCGGTCATCGCCGTCCTCTATCTGGTTTGGCGGATCGTGGCCGAGCTGACGGAGGCGGTGGAGCTGGTGCCGGCCCCGGCCCGGGCGGCCGCCGTGGCGGGCGCGGGGGTGGGGGTGGGGGCCCTCGGGCTGGCCGCCCTGGGCGTGGTGGCCCTGGCCCTTGTTGGTGGAAGGAGAAGGAGGGCGTATGCCTAAGCCGAAGGCCAGGAAGACCAAGAGGAAGAAGCGCTCTCGGAGGTAAACCATGCTCCGGCTCAAGCTCCCGGAGGAGGTCATAGGCGAGACGGCCGTTCTGGAGGAGGACGGGGAGGCCAGAGAGGTAAAGGCCGTCCCCCTCCAGGGGCCTTTAGACCCCATTCTGGAGGCCGCCGTAGAGTCCCAGCCTCGGGTGGCCGGGCCTAAAGAGGCCTCGCAGGAGGAGCCTACCGGGCCGGAACCCGAGCCCGAGGAGCCCCCCAGGGGCGCCCCTAAGAAGAGCCCCTTCGGCTTCCTCGCGGCCCTGGGGACCGGGGCCCTGGTCCTCCTGGGCGTGGCCCTGGCCGGAAAAGGAGGTGCGAGTGCAAGCGGTAGTGGAGGAACAGGCGCAAACCCCACCCCCACCGCCCCCGGTGGAGGAAGCGGAAGCGGCCCCGTCATCTGGTAGCTGGGAGCCCCTAGGCGAGGAGGCCCTAGGGGACTTCTCCGAGCTTCCGCCGGCGGAGCCTCCCGTGATCCCCTTCACCGGGGAGGAGATCGCGGGCGGGGCGGCGTTTTTGCTCATGCTCGGGGTGCGGGTCCAGTCGGAGGAGGAAAAGGCTGCGTTTCTGCGGGCTTGGCAGGGGGCCCTCTTCGGCCTCATGCCCCCGGCCCAAGTGCTGGACGTCCTGAAGGTCGGGGAGGCCCTGGCCCAGTACGGCATTGGGAAGAACCGCCTTCCGGGCATGGGGAGCGTGGAGAATCTGCCTCCGTGGCTCCGGATTCTCCTGGGCGGCGGGGTGCTGGCTATAGCGGCGTACGGAGGTGTGCGTGCGGTTATGGATGTACGGGCTAGGGGGGCTATTCCTGCTCCTGCTTCTGGGGAGGAGGTTCATGCCTGAGAACGTCCCCCGCTCTGGCTTCTACTACTGGCCCATCAACCCCAGGAAGGCCAGGCCAGATGTGCGTTACTTGGACCCCGACTACTACCTGGGCGTGAAGAGGCCGGATGGGAGTTGGCTGGTCCCCCCGGGCTACTGGCACACGGGGGTGGACCTGAACGGGCCCGGCGGCGGGGATACGGACTGCGGCCAGCCCGTGCACGCCATGACGGACGGGCGGGTGGTGATCGCCGGCCGCTTCTCCGTGTGGGGCGGCGTGGTGGTCCTGTGGCATCCCAGCGCCGGGGTGTGGACCCGCTACGGCCACCTGCGGGACATCCTGGTGCGCCCCGGGGACGTGGTGACGGCGGGCCAGCAGACCGGCACCATCGGCAAGATGACCACGGGGGGCTACTGCCACCTGCACTTTGACGTTTTCGTCAGGGTGCCCCCGGCCTCTGAAGGCGGGTGGCTCTTCTTCCCCAGGGGAGGGGAGGAGGCCAGGCAGAAGGTCCTTACCTACTGCACCGACCCCGAGGCCTTTTTGGCCAAGCAGGCACAAGCTGGCAGGTTGCGGGAGCCCCCTGCCTGGAGGACGGCATGAGGGGAGTTCCGAAAGGAGGAGTGATGGAGTTCGCCAAGGAGAACGCTTTTCCCCTCGCGGTCCTGGTGGGAGGCCTCTACCTGGGCCTCGGACGGTTGAAAAACCTCCGGGAGGGCAAGGGCTGCCCCAAGTGCGAGACCGCCCAGGCCGTGGTGGCCTTCGCCCTGGCCGCGTGGGCCGGGTGGGAGCTGTGGCAGGCCTACCAGGGCTAGATGGGCGGCAGGCAGACCTTCCGCATCCTCATCGTGGGCAAGTCCGGGTCAGGGAAGTCCACCCTGGCCCGGCAGATCGTGCGCGCTATGGAGGGCCGCTTCCGCCGCCTTGTCATCGTCAACCGCAAGACGGAGTTCGGTGATTTGGCAGAGGCCCGTTTCCGCGTGGGGGAGGACGGGGACCCCTGGGCTGTTTTGAAGCTCTACCGCAGGGTCCACTTCCACGTCACCGGCTACGACCCCCGCCCCTTTTTGGATGCCCTGGGCCAGGCCATCATGCGCCTCCAGGACACCCTTCTGCTGCTTGATGAGGCCCACCACTTTTTTCCCCGGGGGCAGGTGCCCAAGGGCCTCTTTGAGGTCCTGACCGGGGGAAGGGAGCACGGGCATTCGGCCATCTTCGTCACCCAGATGCTCCAGGCCGCCACCGGGGGCATAGACCCCGGAGTGCGCCGTCAGGCCTCCCACCTGGTGGCCTTCCGCCTCACGGAACCCCGGGAAGTCCAGGCCTTGGCGGACATGTTCCCCGAGCTGGGGGAGCGGGTCAGGCTCCTCAAGCGCCCCGATGACGGCCTGCCCCCGGAGTACGGGGTGAAGGACCTGGACCGGGACCGGGCGGGCCTGGTCCTCCGGGACCCGAGGGCCCCACAAAGGCGGGTTTTCGTGCCCCTGGACGGCTAAGGGGCACTTCGCCCGGGCGAAGTGCCCGGGCGAAGCGGCCCAAAACTCCCAAGCGCCCCGGCGTATCTCCGGGGCGCTTCGCTCTTTATTCCCCCATCGCCCCCCGCATACCGTGGGCGGCAGAAGGAGGAGGTGAATGGCGGACACGGCGGCAATCGCGGCGCAGGACATGCGCAAGCTGGCCTCCACCAGCAACCCCCTGGAGGTGGTCCAAAACCCCATCGTGGTGAGCGTGAGCATGGGGGTGCTAGGGGCTTATCTGGCGCGGAAGGCGCTCTATACGTCCAGGCGCGACCTCTTTGGCTTGGCGGCGAAGGGCGAGGACGGGCGTATCCACTACTACGCGGTGGGTCCGGACGGAAAGCCCGACACCAGCAAGGAGGTCCCGAACGCCCGGACCAACAGGGTGTTGCTCAACCTGGGCGGGGTTATCCTCGGCTCCATCCTAATCAACAACAAGCTGACCGAGGACCCCATGGTGGACTACATCGGCTTAGGCGTGGCGGCCGGTTCCTTCGCGAACCTGGTCATGGCGATTTTGGACATTGACTAAGGAGGTAAAGGATGCAGGAGGCTTTTGAGCGGATCAAGCGGCTTCGGCCCGGGGCCCGCGCCAT
The genomic region above belongs to Thermus neutrinimicus and contains:
- a CDS encoding M23 family metallopeptidase, whose amino-acid sequence is MPENVPRSGFYYWPINPRKARPDVRYLDPDYYLGVKRPDGSWLVPPGYWHTGVDLNGPGGGDTDCGQPVHAMTDGRVVIAGRFSVWGGVVVLWHPSAGVWTRYGHLRDILVRPGDVVTAGQQTGTIGKMTTGGYCHLHFDVFVRVPPASEGGWLFFPRGGEEARQKVLTYCTDPEAFLAKQAQAGRLREPPAWRTA
- a CDS encoding AAA family ATPase, with the translated sequence MGGRQTFRILIVGKSGSGKSTLARQIVRAMEGRFRRLVIVNRKTEFGDLAEARFRVGEDGDPWAVLKLYRRVHFHVTGYDPRPFLDALGQAIMRLQDTLLLLDEAHHFFPRGQVPKGLFEVLTGGREHGHSAIFVTQMLQAATGGIDPGVRRQASHLVAFRLTEPREVQALADMFPELGERVRLLKRPDDGLPPEYGVKDLDRDRAGLVLRDPRAPQRRVFVPLDG